From Camelina sativa cultivar DH55 chromosome 5, Cs, whole genome shotgun sequence:
cttttttgagtttttcataCTCAAAACCTATCATGGCTCTTTCTCCAGTTTCAAATCTGACCTTTCTCTGATTTGAACCCACAGGTCAATAGATGTAAGGAAATCCTCTCCAGGAAAGTCTTCCCACCTTTGAAGAGCAACAAACCATTTTTCAAACACCCAGGGTCCCCTTCTGAGAACAGAGGCTAAGTCACTCTCTGAACTAAACCTGAATTGAACATAACTATCATCCAGAATTCGACCGTGCACCCTGTCGTAAAGCTCCCATTGAGCAGGTAGGGCAGTTAAGACACGCCCACGGTCTTGGAGAGTAGGGTTAAGCAGACGCCCAATAAGGCTGCGTCTATTCCTTGCCAGAGCACTATCATAAGCTGAACTAGGAATAAACAGTTCCGGATCATCACGACCAAGAACCATATATTGAAGATCATTCCAAAGTTCATCAGCCatgatagataaataaaaaacgagaGAAAGGGTAACTACTAAGGAAAGAGAAGCGAGAGAGGGTGGTAATATATATGGGTGACTAAGAGGGAATAAGTTAAAATAGGACTAGAAAATATGAGATAAGGAGAGAAGAAAGTCAAAGAAGATAAGACTTTTTTGTGGGAACTGAGTCAAAACTTCTAAGGAAGGAAGAGAAAAGATTAAGAAACCAAGATAATCACCGCTTTAGAATCAAAAAGTcttctagatttgtttttttctgaaagTCAGAATATAAACCATTCTAacgatgaaaaacaaaaaaagttttactaTTAACACTAGATAAGagaaataatataagaaatttCTGGAAGAAGAGCAAAAGGAAAATACTAATGCAAAGAATTAAAAATCATGCTTTTCTCATGATCAAAAAAACCTTTCAACCACATAGGCTTACCAGAAGCTACGTAAGAAGATAATCTCAAGTCCAGAGTGACACTTTTTGCAATCATCATAGCTCCCGAATTGCTTTTTAAAGGTTCAAAGCTAAGAAACCAAAATGGTTTCCCTTTACTATATAAGATGAGGGGAGAGATGAAGCTTACAATTGATGGCCAATGACTTGGGTCATGTATAGCTTGAATAATTTCGAAAGTAGACGCGGCAAAAGTCACATTCGCGAAATGCAAGCTTGTCATACTCTCTAAAGCCCACTCCCAACTCTTGATTTTAGCTTCAAAGACAGAATTGACAGAGGCAAAGGATCTTCTACTATGCATGAGTACATTACCTGTAGGATCTCTTACTACCCAAGAAGCTCCAGATAATGAAAACTTTTTGGACCATGAAAAGCCAATGTTACATTTCACTTCATCATGTAAAGGGGGAAGCCATCTTTCGTCCTGGTTTGAAGGGTCAATCTCGTGGCAGCGGTTTAGAGTCTGCGCTGCACTCCATTCCGAAGAAGCCTCCCATGCTTTTTGGACAACATCAAGTGGTGAAAAACAGACTCCTTGAAAGAGTAAGGAATTCCTGTTTTTCCACAATTGCCACAGAATCCAAGAAAAAGATGAACTAGGTTCTGCAACAAAGTTCCCTTGACTCTTTAAACTCAATACGTGAtgcatattttcaaaaattgagtTGCCAAAACCCAAGAACGGAGATGGAGTATTGGAAAGAGCCCAAACTTGTCTTGCGAAAGGACAGAGGAACAAAATGTGGTTGATAGATTCTATCTCTGCACCGCATATCATACAACCATCAAAAATTCTCATTGCTCTAGTCCTAAGTCTTTCTGTAACAGCAAAAGCTCCAAGTAAAGCTTTCTAGagaaatattctaatttttggaGATGTAGCCACCTCCCAACAAGCTCTTAAGACTGGATTTCTAGAAGGGCAGGCACATGCAATCTGCAGACTTTCCTTTTTTCTCACTTTAAACATCAAATTGTAACCAGAGCTCACTGAGTAAATTCCATTCCTTGTTTCCCCCCAGCAGAAAGAGTCTCTATAACCTAACCTAGGTTTTATAGCTTTAATGCTTTTTATCTCAGAATGATGAAAAAGAGCACTTAAGAGATGATCATCCCATTTTCCGGATTGCTGATTGAAAAGATCAGACACTTTAAGTTCAATATTCATCAGAGAATGAATACCAACAGGTCTTGTAGGGCTACCATCATATAACCACTTATCAACCCAAACAAGAGTGTCTTTACCATTTCCAATAACCCGGCGAAGATTATTTGAAAGAAGTTCTTTACCAAAAAGAATACTCCTCCACCCAAAAGAAGGGCTTCTTCCAAATGAGGCATCAAGAAAGTCAGTATAAGGAAAATATCTGCTTTTTAAGAATTTGGAGAAGAGACAATTTGTATCATGTAAAAGCCTCCAAGCTTGTTTTGCTAGCATCGCTTGattaaaaatttccaaatctttaaaaccaaaaccaccATCTACCTTTGGTATAGTCATCTTCTCATAGCTTAGccaatggatttttttttttNTCACTAAGTTGTGAAGGCGAAGATGATTTAAAGAGGTGATTGAAATACTTAACTGCCACTTCTCCTTTTTGTTGCTCTGAGAAATGTTCtataccatcatcatcaatgagAAACTGTAAAGAATTCTTCATTCTTGCAGCTTTTACCGATGCTTGAAAGAATTTTGTATTCTTATCACCATCAAGAAGCCATTTCTCTCTACTCTTTTGTCTCCAGtaaatttcttcttctcgaaAGGCTACAGCAAGTTCTTTTTTAATCTCATTAATCCTTCTGAAGCAGGGTTTCAACGATTCATCTTGCTTCTTCAACTCTTTCCGTAGACTTTTTATACGAGTTTCTGAGCTGGACCAAACTCTATTCTTCCAAGCATTAATTGCCTTTCTGCAGTTATCACTTCTTAAAAGAACAGAATTTTCAACTTCTAGAGAGCTCATCTCATTCCAAGCCTTCTGAATTACCTCCCATAAAGAAGGGTCCTCAGCCCAACGTTTGTCAAACCAAAAGTTACTCCGAAATAAATCCTTATCATTCGTAAATTTAACCAGCACAGGTTTGTGATCCGAGCCTAGTTTCTCCAGAAACCATTGATGGCTGTTTGGAAACATAGATAACCAAGCAGGATTTCCAAAACAGCGATCTAGTCTACATTGGATCCATTGTTTATTTCTAACCCCACCCCACGTGAAGCCATTTCCAGAGCTGCCAAGTTCAGACATATCACAATTATctaaaaacttttgaaaaggCAGAAAAGAGCTTTGGTCTCGCAAAGGACCACCCAACTTATCTCCATTGGACAATATTGCATTAAAATCTCCAAGCATACACCAAGCTTCAGTTCTTAACAGCCcaaaatctagaattttattcCACACAAGGGATCTAAGACCAGTAATCGGATTCCCATAAACAcaagaaataaaccaaaattttgatcCACTTGAGATTTTCATATCTATAAAGTTTTTGTCAACCAAAAGAAAATCTATATCTATATTGTCTTTCCATAACAGAGCTAAACCCCCACCATATCCTACAGGTTCAACTGTTTTCAAGTTACTATAGCCCAGCCAACCTTGAACCTTCTCCAAAAAACCTATTGAGTTCtttgtctccatgaggaaaAGGATGTCAGGGAAATGAGCTTTTCTCATTTCCTTGAGATGACGAATTGTCCAGGGATTCCCCAAcccttgacaattccagctcAAGATATCTATTGATCTTGCGGCAGTTCACCAGGAACCACCGAAACATTGTCTCTCTGGAGACTTTTGGCCAAACTCTTCCCATTATCCCTACCCTCATCATCCCTTGAAACTTTCGCACTACACTCATTAAACAGATCaataactttcaaatttttgccTTTCTTATCTTTCGAACATTTTATCCAAGGCCTAGGTCTTTTAGTTGATTTTATCATCTGATGCTGACTTTTGGACGAGCTAGCTTCGAGATTACCAGAACAGAAAGCAGATGGAGAGCAGTAGAATGACGTACCTTGATTCACACTTTGAATAGGGACCTCTAAGAGAGAGCTCTTTTTTATCACCATATCAGCTTTGATTGTATCATGTAAAAGCTTTGCAGAGTTACCTTCTACAGTGGAGGTAGCTACCGCATCTGATTCCCTTTCCTTGCCTTTGTTAAGAGTTTTAGAAGCTGTCACTGTTCCAGAAGTCACTTGATTTTCGAGAGAAGAAGGAACCAAAGGGCATCGAGATTTATCGTGTGTCAGCCTCTGGCACTGGAAGCATCTTTTTCTAATTCTTTCGTAATCAATTCCAATCCTTACCCTCGATCCGTTCGGGAGTTGTAGCTCTTTAAAATTTCTTAAGCCCTTAGAGACATCAAGAGCAATTCTAACCCGGACATAGTCATTGCTTTGTGCTTCTTTCTCATCAAAGGGCACTTCCAAAACCTGTCCAACACATCCAGCAATTTCCGATATAGTATCTTTTGTATAGTGATTTACTGGAATGTTACGGAGTCTAATCCAAACCGGCATAAACTTCAGATAATCAGGAGGAGGATTTTCAACCCATCTTTCCATAACAACACCCCAATCATCTTGCGTCCAAACCCCAGTTTTTAAGATCTCATGtatgtcttcttcattcttGAAGATGAACTGGAACCTATCTCTCGATAGAGCAATTCCTCTAACCCTATCATATAATCTCCAAATTCTTGGCATCTCTAAAATCCAATTCGACATGCGTTGAAATTCAGGATTTAAAAACCTTCCCATAATACTTCGCTTGTTCCTCTCAGAGGAGCTGAACTCTGGTAAATTAGATAAAACCAGaggtttatcttcttcttcctcaatcgtCATCTGTTGGAGAAAGATATCCAATTGCTTTTCCATATCGAAAACGATCTTTAGAAAGGAGTAGCAAACCCGTGATatgcaaagaagaagcaactaGTGCGAATTGAAGAACTGAAGTATCGAAGTTTACTGAATTTGAATTTGTCTGAAACCGGACAGAAAACGGTAATATCTCCGGCAATTTCTCTGCTCAGTAATCTGTACCTGAGAGAGGAGTTCTTAAACCCAAAAGAAAGTGGGACAGCGGCGTTCTTTATGGCGGCGATGTAAACGGCGAGAGTCGATTTATTGACTAACTAGGAGAGAGAACAGAGCTTATCATTCATACCTTGCAAAAACTTTAACAATATGCATattgtttttatgaaaaaaaagaaaagaaaagagaagctaTTATTGTCCACTTGATTAGGAATTTACAACTCAAAACGAGGGAAGGTTAAGGAATCATTATCATTATTAAAGCATCATCATAAGCACCAGCCTTTCTTATTTATCTCATCATTTGCTTGGccgattttgttttatttttttaaaaacactaattatttaatttgatctcATATGATCATTGAATAGCTCAAAGTACAATTTATGCCCACCTTTTGGCTTTTAGGcgcaaagaaaaccaaaaatgtgGCAAAATAGGTTGTTTGGTGTGAATTAGGACAGTAGATATAGAAGAAATGTGGTTGATGAAGTTAAGtacatctttaaaataaaatctaaattgaaATTCGTAATAAATCTCTTAGTTTTACAACCATTATGTGAATTCCAAGTAAACCAATAAATTACACATTTTATCGTTCTATTTTGGTTAGTCTACTATGCAATTGCTCATATTTCACATATGATAGTATAACTTATTCATCGCGGCCACATTCAAACTACATAATCATAAGTTTAAatgttagagaaaaaaaacaataaagcaaaagaattaaaatttacaatataaaagAGCAGCTATACATGAAAGAGAATGTGGTTATTAAGGTGTGAAGAAAGAAGTGAAATCAAATGGTAACTGTGGTCAGATCGGCCAAATCCGTCTGCGGTCTGAACCGCTCTATTTTTAGGGTGGATTACAGACTGCTGCAGATcaactctatttgtatgcaaaagcgGTCCGCAGTTGGTCCGTAACGGTCTTGTCTCTACTTTATTTGGACCGCACCACTGCGTACTATATTtgttgaatggtaaataaaaagcggtccAGTCCGTAGACAGATTTGTCCACCCCAACCACTGCAACCATTCACATTCTCTGGTTAACCCTCAAATTCTGGTTAAGTAAAATAACTCCTCATCCCATTAATATTGGATAAGGAGGAACACTGCAACATCATATTTTGTGGATgatgtaaaagaaaagaatgtattattagtatatatttttaaatgattatttaatacaaataataattattaaataagaaatttaagtTATGGGTAATGATATTAACATATGTAtgacaacattttttttaaataatattaaatctatgtctgagtagatatATGTCTCGTAACGTATACACGTTTTTTAGAATGCATTAGTATCTTGATAATTTGTTCAAAAGCTATAAAATGCATTAGTATcttaatttaaaactaaacaattttaaaaacgtCACAAAGATATCAAGCTAATTATTAATGTAACTTGGATTTTTTGccccattttttatttgtataaaaatatcaaaactatattttattttgattaattgtttATTGCCTGTATTTTGTAATGTCGAAAATTGCTAACATCCCTGTCTACATGATCAATAGCAAATCATCTTTGATTATTTAAAGAGAAATATAAATGTTAGAGGCCTGGGAGTGACTTTTAATTAATCCTTTTCATTACGTTTCATCTGATAACTGATAAGATGTACTTTATTCTCCTTTTGAAGCTGGAGAGCATCTTGAGGATCTTAAAGTTTACTCAAGCGATTGTCATTACTAATCCTTCTCTCTTAAGTGAAGATTCTGAGGAAAAGTTTTCCAAATTGGCTGGTTGTGCTGAGCGTTTTGTTGAACAAGTTGTAGCACTAGCTGCTGAAGACTGTCTTGAAGAGTTTCCTGCCCAGTTTGATGCCCATTTTTATGCAGCTTCTGCTGTAATCCATTACCTCTTGTCTCTCCTCTCCTCAAGGTCCCAAGGAGGGAATGTGACCCTACTTGACTGCCTCCCTTCCTTCCCTCCTGATCTCATTCCAGCCTCTCCCGTGTTTGCCTACTTCCCTGATTCTGCTGCTTTTGTCCTTCGACGTCATATTAACTTGGATGCGATGTGGGATTACATCCTTCACCACTTCAATCTTGGTTTGAGGCCTACTCCTCTTGTCTCTGCTTTTGGTTCAGAGCAGCCTTTTATTCCCCCGATTCCAGGAGTTGAGCTTGACCCAGTTGTGATGGACCCAATTTAGCCCTGACTTACTCTACTTATGTAGAGTGTTTCCTGTGGTCTGTGACTATGGGAAAACGTTAGGCATCTGAGTTTAAGGTGAGTGAGAAGAAGCATCTTTACGTACTTGAGTTGTTATTACTTTACTGGAtgtattattagtatatatttttttaaatgattatttaatacaaataataattattaaataagaaatttaagtTATGGGTAATGATATTAACATATGTATgacaacatttttaaaaaataatattaaatctaTGTCTGGGTAGATATATGTCTCGTAACATATACACGTTTTTTAAAATGCATTAGTATcttaatttaaaactaaacaattttaaaaacgtCACAAAGATATCAAACTAATTATTAATGTAACTTGGATTTTTTGccccatttttttatttgtataaaaatatcaaaactatattttattttgattaattgtttATTGCGTGTATTTTGTAATGTCGAAAATTGCTGACATTCCTGTCTACCTGATCAATAGCAAATCATCTTTGAATATTTAAAGAGAAATATAAATGTTAGAGGCTAGGGAGTGAGAGTAATTTTTTCAATAAACTAGATTTCAATAGaatcatttttctataaaaaaaatgtactgATTCTGAATCTTCATTGATGGGAAAGAACAAGTCAATCATCAAGCTTTGTTGAAGCATTAGCTATGAAAAGAAGAAATCTTTAGTGATTTTTTGaagaaatcaattttattttgaacatGATGGGATAGGTTTTAAGGATTCAGTGCAAATAAACGATGCAAGAGATAGATTGTAGTTTTCAAGTTGGGCCATATCGTATAAATATTGGGCTTTAATCATAAAGCCCATTATCATACTTTACGAGATAACGGATTTTAAAGTGTAGTCTTAGTCCAACGGTCGAATTGAAGCGaagcgaagagagagagagatgagagagaaaaGGGGAAATCGGAAAACCCTAGATCCCGTCGGTGAGGATGGAGTCACCGGAAAAGAAGGGAAAGGCTTCTTCGCCTGCTATCTCTTAACCTCTCTTAGCCCTCGTCACAAGGGTCAAACCTATATCGGGTACTTACACTTCTTTCTCTCATCTCTTggtttcgttttttattttattttcccccAATTCGATTTTGATGATCCTTACCATTGAAATTGAAAGATTCTGTTCGGTTATGATAGTAATCGATTTAGATCACTGATGTTTGAGTCTTGTTGAATCGAATTGGTTTTGATTGTTACTCCCCAATCGGATTTACAATAATCTGGTATATGCAGGTTTACGGTGAACCCAAGACGGAGAATAAGGCAGCACAATGGAGAGATTACAAGTGGTGCTTGGAGAACAAAGAGGAAACGTCCCTGGGAAATGGTTCTCTGTATCTATGGTTTCCCCACCAACGTCTCTGCCCTTCaggtcctttttttttgtattttaagtaTCGTATCTTTGAAACCCCAAAGGTTCAAgctttagataatttttttaccaatctAGGAAAAAGATATTGCTTTTACTTCGCCTGTGGCCTCTCGTTTATGTTATTCTCTTTAGATTTATCAAATTTGAACTGGGTTTTATAGGCTTAGTTGAAGAGACAAGGATAAGTAATACTGTTAAATTTTAGTAAAGCTGATGGGGGAACCTTGTTTGCAGTTTGAATGGGCTTGGCAGCATCCGAGAGAATCAGTGGCAGTGAGAGAAGCTGCTGCTGCTTTTAAATCCTTCTCTGGGATTGCAGGCAAGATCAAGCTTGTATACACAATGCTTAATCTTCCAGCTTGGAACAGGTTAGggagttttgttgttgttattgctaTGATGCTATCTGTTTACTTGTCGGATTTTTTAACATAACCATCTCTCTGTTGTCATTTGGTGACCAGTTTAAACCTGACAGTTAATTATTTCTCATCAAAGTATGCTCACCATGGTGGTCTTTCTCCAAGTTTGCCTCTACACATGAAAGTCCAAGTTTGTTGTATGGATGATCTTCCATATTTCACAAAGCTAGACAACAGTTCTCAACCCGAAGACGATGAGATTCCTGAGGTTGTTAATGAAGAAGCTGAGGATGATGATAGTAGCCAAAGCCAGCCTGAGAACTCAGGTACAAGCCAATCTGATGACTTGTATCCGGGCGAGAAAGAGAAGGAACTTCATGAGCGGCATTTTGAGAAAGCGAAAGAACCCGTAACTGTACTTGATGGTGACAGATTAGCAAATTTCAGTGGTTTTGGCTCATTAGAAGAAGATATTGTTGAAGATAAAGTATCACATAGCACTGTAGGATCCATTGAAGTTATGGAGAAAGAACCCGAAACTGTATTTGTTGACAGATTAGCAAATTTCACTGGTTTTGGCGTAGTTGAGATTGTTGAAGATGAAGTATCACATGGAACTGTAGGATCAACTGAAGCTATGGAGAAAGattgttggagaagaagaaaccttacTACCACCTCAACGACGACTGAGGTTGACGTTGAGGTGATCGATCTGATGACTCCATCACCTAGCTGCAGAGCTGGGTCGTCTATGAAGAGACGAAGAGTTTCTGAGTTTATAGATTTAACTATGTCTCCTAATTTCATAGAGTTGTAGAAATTATACACAATATCTTAGTTGTGTCTTgtgtgaaaataataaaaatcaacttccttgtaattttcttttatatataataaaagatttCAATCCTTTTGAATCTTGAGTATCTCATCTTTGAAAGGTTTATGAGTTCCAAGCTCATTATTATTTAGTAACAAATTCACTTATTTAGTCTATACATAGTTATGAACATGTGTGTCTCTCTATGCTGTCACTTTCTAATTAAATCGCATAATCAATGTTGTTGATTAAGAGAAAACCTATTTTTAAGTCTCTAACACTCCATTATTGCGTTACTCAGATTAAGATTCACCTCAAGTTTTGGTTCCCATAGAAGATATACTAGTTTTGGTTACACAAAGctagaaaaccaaaacaaaaccgaCTCTATCTACACTAGTTTATACTTGTATAAGTTTACAAAGACTATATACAACAGTTTAAATACACTAATAATATGACCACATGATACATCAACATGACAACATGTATGAATACATTTACACtttgagaaaggaaaaaacGTATTCCGATTATCGGAGAGTGTGAAATTGATGAGATCGGCAGTATCCACATGTTCTCGATATTGGTTGTTGACTTTATATTTGTGTGAGGTATGCATGTTAATATGTTTATGATACTAAGACGTGAGAGTACTTGACACGAGTGAACAAAAAATGATAAACACgaacaaataattttgtaattacgGTCAATGACTTTACACTAGAAAATGTTTAAGCATTTAAGTTTTGGGTTTTTAGATGGAAACATCCTTCACATGTAGTCACATGTCCAATATTTtgcatttctttcttctttttataaccCTTTTCTTTcgtattagaattttttttttcttttaacagtTTGACATAATCGCACATGAAGTAGCAACAAACACGTGAAGAGgttgaccaaagaaaaataacaatgaAGGTTCGATTTCTCCCATTATCTTAGCGTAATtcttaaatatacaaaatgagTATGATCTTTACcaacaaattaaatttagtctttttaaaagagtttgttTTTGACTATATACTGAGTTGAACATGACCATCTTGGTACGGTTTGGATTGTTTAATCGAGATACGGACTgaatctgatcaatttggtACGGTTCATCCGGATTGTAGAAACCTAGTGCTACCTCAATATGTAGTGTTGACTATTGAGTCGAGCCCAAGTACAAGGATTGGTACAATTGCgtccatatttttctttcttcaactaACTTTCTTTAACCACCTACCCTAAaggttatatattttatggaaTTGTCTTGATTGTTGGGTCTTGATCTTATTTAGAAATGGGTTTATATATCTTATGGCCAGAATAGGAGAGAAAAAACATTGTTAAAACTTAAATCACCAAAATCCAAGTTATTTTATTATGGACGTCGGccgtatttttttttcagcatttGATTACATATTGATGAATGATAAATTATTAGAGTAAATAATCTTTTTTCAAATCTCGAACATTGATAATTAATATCTTAACGTACGGGGGCAAGGCAagtttgtgtatatatagatagtctagacaatatataattaagtatagATCATTCTACGTAGTCTTTccattataaataaagaaagatcaTTTAATACACCCTAAATCCTTAATGACTCTCCCTTTTAAAAGAAGCTCTATTGCTTGCATtgtctcctcttcttcttcttcttcttcctttcttctcttcctccattgAAGCTCTCTAGAAAATAAACCTTATACTTAAGTGAATGTCCAGAAACAGGTAGAAATTAAatcaacatatatttatatatacacaatttttttaaatgatctTTTGATTGATCAATCAACTTGGTGGTTGTGGTGAAATGAATGGAAAACAACAGGGAAGAATTTGGAGAGTACTACGAGATCgtgaaaaagataaagaaagatcCAACCTACGCAACCACGACGGATCATCATGCCGTGATGGGGATCAGGAGACACGTGGCGGCGGTGCCTCCGGGGACGACGTTGAACACCGTTACCCCATGCGCCGCTTGTAAGCTTCTCCGCCGTCGTTGCGCGGAGGAGTGTCCTTTCTCACCTTACTTCTCTCCCCACGAGCCACAGAAGTTCGCCGCCGTTCATAAAGTCTTTGGAGCTAGTAACGTTTCTAAGATGCTTCTGGTACGTACTTGCATATATTAATTTctacattaattatatttccttagggggttattggtttaggatttagaaagaatttgaatgattttaaaagttatgtaaaatatgttgttattcaatcaagactttttaaaactctttaaaaatttggtgttattggttgtggatttgtaaaaagttatctaaaatcttgataaatctagtgttattggattaagagtcttataaagtcattaaaagttttatgttattcaattaaaacaaaagaatcatggattgttaatgaattcaaattttgtgttattggtttaggattttataacatttccttcataacaaaagtcatgaaaactctttcatcaaatagaaagattttgaaagattttatgaaatattttacaagattaggaaacacaaatcagcaagatttaaaataacttcctaaacaatctcttatagaatccttcatttttactttctaattttctatgatttaaaaaatcagcaagatttttaaaaacacaaagtcattaaaactctttctaaatcctaaaccaatacctcccccttaaggttttttatttcttgattacTTTATCGATCCATTTACATATTTAATATAGTTGAATGGATCTACCATTTTTTGTTTGACTCTTCCCAAATCTATTCAACACAgtaattttttagtttgttatatatatatagtccagGTGATTTATCTAATTGCCTTAGGTAGATAAGTCATTATCATTAGATGCACATACTATTGATTGAGCTATATGCATATACGTAtattaatcatatttatataacaaaatcgtaaaagatatttttttcttatatagaaGATTTATCGTAATTCACTAgtagtttgtgttgttgttgtaataacTACGTATTAACTTATCAATTTTTCGCAATTACACAAAATATAGTCTCAAAATTTTccctaaaactttttttgtcgGTCGGTTGCTGCTAAACATCATGctactattatttaattttacacATTGATTACGGTTTTTACATTTTGGTATAtttcttgatattttaaaaacttaagtACTAGCTTGTATAATTAGAATATAGGTGTATAATATGCACATGCATGTAATTTAATTAGGGACTAAAAGTGTTGCAGGAAGTGGGAGAGAGCCAGAGAGGAGACGCAGCGAACAGTTTAGTGTACGAAGCAAACCTCAGACTCAGAGATCCAATCTACGGCTGCATGGGAGCAATCTCAGCTCTTCAACACCACATTCAATCTCTCCAGACCGAACTCACCACCGTCCGTACGGACATCCTCCGCTACAAATACCGAGAAGCCACCACCATCACTTCCctccaaaacaacaacttcaacaacaATACAACAACGTCATCAGTGAGCTGTGATCATCATGCTCTCGCCTCGGCGATTCTCctctcaccaccaccaccacctcctcctcctccacgaCCACCAAGGTTGTTGTCCTCTCAGCCTGCTCCACCGCCTACGCCACCGGGTTCTTTGCCGTCTCCGTCGATGGTGgtgtcgtcttcttcgtcttccaaTTCATCAGCCACCAATTCTATGTATAATCCTCCTCCGTCTTCGGCGGCTGGATACAGCAATTCTCTGTCCAGTGATAATAATGTTCATTACTTTGATTAAACCAGAATTATGTGGTTCTTAATtctgtttttataaaaattttatatactattCTGTTCTTAATTC
This genomic window contains:
- the LOC104786625 gene encoding uncharacterized protein LOC104786625; translation: MREKRGNRKTLDPVGEDGVTGKEGKGFFACYLLTSLSPRHKGQTYIGFTVNPRRRIRQHNGEITSGAWRTKRKRPWEMVLCIYGFPTNVSALQFEWAWQHPRESVAVREAAAAFKSFSGIAGKIKLVYTMLNLPAWNSLNLTVNYFSSKYAHHGGLSPSLPLHMKVQVCCMDDLPYFTKLDNSSQPEDDEIPEVVNEEAEDDDSSQSQPENSGTSQSDDLYPGEKEKELHERHFEKAKEPVTVLDGDRLANFSGFGSLEEDIVEDKVSHSTVGSIEVMEKEPETVFVDRLANFTGFGVVEIVEDEVSHGTVGSTEAMEKDCWRRRNLTTTSTTTEVDVEVIDLMTPSPSCRAGSSMKRRRVSEFIDLTMSPNFIEL
- the LOC104786626 gene encoding LOB domain-containing protein 13-like produces the protein MSRNREEFGEYYEIVKKIKKDPTYATTTDHHAVMGIRRHVAAVPPGTTLNTVTPCAACKLLRRRCAEECPFSPYFSPHEPQKFAAVHKVFGASNVSKMLLEVGESQRGDAANSLVYEANLRLRDPIYGCMGAISALQHHIQSLQTELTTVRTDILRYKYREATTITSLQNNNFNNNTTTSSVSCDHHALASAILLSPPPPPPPPPRPPRLLSSQPAPPPTPPGSLPSPSMVVSSSSSSNSSATNSMYNPPPSSAAGYSNSLSSDNNVHYFD